From Arachis stenosperma cultivar V10309 chromosome 2, arast.V10309.gnm1.PFL2, whole genome shotgun sequence, one genomic window encodes:
- the LOC130963517 gene encoding protein FANTASTIC FOUR 2-like produces MSHSSVSKGLQSCLKPRNVERVLRLKLATQGFKISPKSEWPNNSSNDDSTIASFSKPNSGNISNNNKFDMKMSKEDSSEEGGKCTWSFIESLSNNSHCGNKDEDSVYVLPKSKCSSSSMLSAKSLEMCTENLGCESGSKSKGDEMSLFSLENNSNGFMENSNTSVEVDTNCFEPNKRLNNNKKCGNTFPPPLTSITDFGGLHVRPRRENGRLILEAVTTPSQPYFRAERSEGRLRLSLFESVESNCGDDDGVEEEVEEVVEEEEVETLKNEACVDEEELEKCVGCVDDEIGIPTKFRTPTRCKISAVVMIGGLVL; encoded by the exons ATGTCTCACTCAAGTGTCTCCAAAGGTTTGCAATCTTGTCTCAAACCACGAAACGTCGAAAGAGTGTTGAGACTCAAATTGGCTACACAAGGGTTTAAAATTTCTCCGAAATCCGAATGGCCTAACAATAGTAGCAATGATGATAGCACCATTGCCTCATTCTCAAAACCAAATTCAGGTAACATCTCaaacaataataaatttgaCATGAAAATGTCCAAAGAAGATTCCTCTGAAGAAGGTGGGAAATGCACCTGGAGTTTCATTGAATCCCTCTCCAACAATTCTCATTGTGGCAACAAAGATGAAGATAGTGTTTATGTTCTCCCAAAATCTAAGTGTTCTTCTTCATCAATGCTAAGTGCTAAGAGCTTGGAAATGTGCACTGAAAACTTAGGATGTGAAAGTGGAAGTAAAAGCAAAGGTGATGAAATGTCATTGTTTTCATTGGAAAATAATAGCAACGGTTTCATGGAAAATAGCAACACTTCGGTGGAAGTTGACACAAATTGTTTTGAGCCTAATAAAAGGTTGAATAATAACAAGAAATGTGGCAACACTTTTCCTCCTCCATTGACATCAATAACTGATTTTGGAGGGTTGCACGTCCGCCCTCGTCGCGAAAATGGTAGGCTGattttggaggcagtaacaacTCCTTCTCAGCCGTATTTTCGCGCCGAGCGCAGCGAGGGAAGGCTTAGGTTGAGTCTTTTTGAGAGTGTTGAATCAAATTGTGGTGATGATGATGGAGttgaagaagaagtagaagaagttgtagaagaagaagaagttgaaACACTTAAGAATGAAGCATGTGTTGATGAAGAAGAGTTGGAAAAGTGTGTTGGATGTGTTGATGATGAAATTGGGATTCCAACAAAGTTTAGGACTCCAACAAGGTGCAAG ATTTCAGCAGTTGTCATGATTGGTGGCTTGGTTCTTTGA